CTCGGTCAGCTCTTTCACCTTGCCTCCTTCGAGTCGGTAGACGTAGCAGTAGCGGTTGTTGTAGCGCTTGCCGGCCTTGGTGGGCACGTCGCCGCTGAACAGCACCACCACCCGGTCGCCCTCGGCAATGATGCGCTCGGTCTTGCTCACGTAGGGCCCCGCGAACTGCGCGAAGAGCGGGTTCAGAAGCTCTTCGCGAATGGCCTTCTTGCCCCGGTAGGTGCGCGACCACGGGGTGCTGCCTTCGAGCTTCCAGCTGGCGTCGTCGGCAAGGCTGTCGACGAAGACCTGGCCGTTGCCCTTGTCCAGCTCGTCGTGGATGCGCTGGACCAGGGCCTTGTTGTCGATCGTGTTCATGGCTTGATTTCCTTGGGTTGAATGAATGAACCGGACACCCGGTGAATTCATTGGAAATGCTCGAGTGCACTCTAGGTCAAGCGCACCATGAACACGCGGGCCGGTCAGCCCCT
This is a stretch of genomic DNA from Variovorax paradoxus. It encodes these proteins:
- a CDS encoding nuclear transport factor 2 family protein, with protein sequence MNTIDNKALVQRIHDELDKGNGQVFVDSLADDASWKLEGSTPWSRTYRGKKAIREELLNPLFAQFAGPYVSKTERIIAEGDRVVVLFSGDVPTKAGKRYNNRYCYVYRLEGGKVKELTEYFDTALVQEALQPPLATAAAHAG